CCTGCTGATTCTGTTGGCCCACGCCAGCCTGTGGCAAACCTTCACCCGCGACGAAATCCACGCCTGGCTGCGCGAGCTGGTCCATTGGCTGCGCCGCCGGCAGTGCACCCTGGTGGTGCTCAGCCACGGCAACGGCGTCAATAAACTGCGCGGCCAACTGGCGGCGCAGCACCGCGTACTGGACGGGCTGGCCAGCCTGCAGTGGCAACAGGACAGCGCACAGTATCTGGTGAACTGGTGGGGCACGGCAAACGGCGTCAACGCCAACCAGCTGCTGACGCTGTACGCCGCGCAGCAAGGCTGGCAGGGGGAAGACGACCAGAAACCCGTCCCCAGCGCCGCGCGCAACGACGACCACCTCTATCTGGCGGAACAGCGCGTGCTGGAAGGCGCACCGCCGCTGTCCGCCAACTGGCAACTGCTGGAAAACAACGCCCAGCTGGCGCAGCAGGGCATGCTGATGCTGTCTGCCACGCTGGTGTTCGCCCTGTACCACAGCGAGGAAATCGATACGCTGGCGCAGCAGATCCACAGCCTGCGCCGGCAGCGCGGCAACGGTCTGAAAATCGTGGTGCGCGAAATGCGCGCCAGCCTGCGCTACAGCGATGAACGCCTGCTGCTGGCCTGCGGCGCCAACCTGATTGTGCCGCACGTCGCGCCGCTGTCGCGCTTTCTCACCATGCTGGAGGGCATCCAGGGGCAGCGCTTCTCACGCCACGTGCCGGCAGATATCGACGTGCTGCTGTCCGGCCTGCGCCCGCTGCAGCTGAAAGGCTATCTGCGCCCTGAGGCGTTTACGACGGCGGTGCGCTCGCTGATGGGCAATACCCTGCTGCCGGAAGACGGCAAAGGCGTGATGGTGGCGCTGCGTCCGGCGCCGGGGCTGCGCGCCGAACAGGCGATGACGCTGTGCCAGCTGCGCCGCTTCGGCGACGTGATGACCGTGGCGCAGGGACGGCTGCTGCTGTTTCTCTCCACCTGCCGCATCAACGATCTGGACACCGCGCTGCGGCACATCCTGCGCCTGCCGGTGGAGGAGGCGTTCAGCAACCGCGTAGTATGGTATCAGGACGTCGATATCAACTCGGAAATCAAGCGTATGGCGCAGGGCGTCGCTACCCCCGCCGCCCGGCAGGAAACGCCGATCGCTGCCAAAACGGCGGAGAAAAACGCGGACGCCGCGCCGCCCGCGCGCCGCCAGCCGGTGGCCATCACCCTGCCCGCCGCTCAGGAGAAACAGGCATGATCAATCTGGACGACATCGTACAGCTGGTGCTGCTGTGCGCGATTATCTTTCTCCCGCTGGGCTATGGACTGCACCGCCGCTTCCCCCACGGCTGGCGCAATATAAAAAACCGTTTTCTTTCACCGCGTTATCTGCAGTCGGCCGGATTGTGGTCGCGCGATGGTTCCACCTCTCAGATTAAGCGTAAGAAACCGCAATGAACGATAAAAACACGACGCACACCACGCACGCGCTGTGGCGCTACTGGCGCGGTCTCGGCGGCTGGAACTACTATTTTCTGATTAAATTCGGCCTGCTGTGGTTCGGCTATCTGAACTTCCACCCGCTGGCCAACCTGGTGTTTATGGCCTTCCTGCTGATGCCGATCCCCGCGCTGCGGCTGCACCGCTGGCGCCACTGGCTGGCGATTCCGATAGGTATCGCGCTGTTCTATCACGACACCTGGCTACCGGGTATCAGCAGCATTCTCAGCCAGGGCTCGCAGCTCACCGGCTTCAGCGCCGACTACCTGCTGGAACTGGTAACGCGCTTTATCAACTGGCAAATGGTCGGCGCGGCCTTTGTGGCGCTGATCGGCTACCTGTTCCTGTCGCAGTGGATCCGCGTGACGGTGTTTACCGTCGCAGCGCTGGTCTGGCTCAACCTGCTGGCCATCGGCGGCCCGGCGTTTTCCCTGCTGCCGTCCGCCCCCAGCACCGCGGCGACGCCGGGGCCAGCCGCTACGCCGGCGTCCGCTGACGATACCGCCAACGGCCAGTTGCCCGCCGCCAGCGGGCCGCCGACCAGCGCCAATCTGACGGCCTACCTCGATCGGTTCTATCAGCAGGAGAAAAAGCGCGCCACCGCCTTCCCGGCATCGCTGCCGGCCGATGCCCAGCCGTTCGACCTGCTGGTGATCAATATCTGCTCGCTGGCCTGGTCGGACATTGAGGCCTCCGGGCTGCAGAACCACCCGCTGTGGGCGAAAATGGACATTATGTTCGACAACTTCAACTCGGCGACCGCCTACAGCGGCCCGGCGTCGATTCGTCTGCTGCGCGCCAGCTGCGGCCAGACGTCGCACCGCGACCTGTACCAGCCGGTGAATAATCAGTGCTATCTGTTTGATAACCTGGCGAAACTTGGTTTCAAAGAGCAGTTGATGATGGACCATTCCGGCGTGTTCGGCAATTACCTGAAAGAACTGCGCGAGGAAGGTGATATGCAGGCGCCGCTGATGTCGCAGGCCGGCATCGGCAATGAGCTGGCCTCGTTTGACGGCGAACCGATTTACAACGACCTGCAGCTGCTGAACCGCTGGCTGGAGCAGCAGAAAAACGGCGGCGAAGCGCGCACCGCGACCTTCTTCAACCTGATTCCGCTGCACGACGGCAACCGCGCCGTCGGTTCGAAAAAGACCGCCGACTATGCGCCACGGGCGCAGCAGCTGTTCGATCAGTTGAACACCTTCCTTGACCAGTTGGAGAAGTCCGGCCGTAAAGTGATGGTGGTCATCGTGCCGGAACACGGCGCGGCGCTGGTCGGCGACAAAATGCAGATGTCCGGCCTGCGCGATATTCCCAGCCCGAGCATCACCCACATTCCGGTCGGCGTTAAGCTGGTCGGCATGACAGCGGCACACCCGGGCAGCCCGCTGCAGGTGAAAACGCCGAGCAGCTATCTGGCGATTTCCGAACTGGTGGCGCGCCTGGTTGACGGCAAAGCCTTTAGCGCCGACCAGGTAGACTGGCAGACGCTGACTCAGGGCCTGCCGCAGACCGCGCCAATCTCTGAAAATGATAATGCGGTGGTGATGCAATATCAGGGTAAAACCTATATTCGCCTTAACGGCGGCGACTGGGTGCCCTACCCGCAATAACAAGGATGGCGGATAGCAAACGGGCGCATAAAATATGCGCCCGTTTTATTTTAATCATGTCAACATTTTGACTAGGAACATTCTGAATACAAATGCGATTCTTGTTTTTAACCGCGATAAGAAATAATTACCCTGCTAGTCATTCTGCATACTTTCGCTATTTTATGACATAAAAAGGCGACGCTATTTAACCTTTCCGACATAAGGGAAAATGGCCATATTCCTTATCCGCTCGTCGCCGGCGACTTTATTTCTGCCTGGCTGAATAACAGGGGCCGCCGCTACGGCCCCTGCTCCCCCAGCGGGTTATCCGCGCTCCTCATCCTGATCGACGGCAAAACACGCCACCATCTGCTCGCCATACTGGCGCAGCTGCGGCTGGCGCTGCGTACAGGCGCCGAACGCCCGGCGGCAGCGGGCGTTAAATGCGCAGCCCGGCGGCGGGTTCATCGGGCTGGGCAGCTCGCCGCTCAGCTTGATGCGCTCCCGACGCATATCCGGGTTCAGGCGCGGCGTCGCCGACAGCAGCGCCTGAGTGTACGGATGGCGCGGATTGTTGAATATGGCGTCCTTACTGCCCTTCTCCACGCAGCGCCCCAGATACATCACCATCACCTCGTCGGCGATATGCTCCACCACCGACAGGTCGTGCGAAATAAACACGTAGGACAGCCCCAGCTCCTGCTGCAGGTCCATCATCAGGTTAAGTACCTGCGCCCGCACCGACACGTCAAGCGCGGAGACCGGCTCATCGGCGATCACCACGTCCGGATTCAGCATCAGACCGCGGGCGATGGCGATACGCTGCCGCTGGCCGCCGGAGAACATATGCGGATAGCGGTCGTAATGCTCGGTTTTCAGCCCGACTTTGGCCATCATCGCCAGCGCCTTCTCCCGCCGCTCGGCGGCGCTGAGCGAGGTGTTGATCAGCAGCGGCTCCTCAAGGATCTGCCCGACCTTCTTGCGCGGGTTGAGCGATCCATAGGGATTCTGGAACACAATCTGGATCTTCTGTCGGCGCAGCTTTTCCGCCGTGACGTCCGGCTTCAGCAGATCCTGCCCCTGATAGTACAGCTCGCCGTCGGTCGGCGTCTCAATCATGGTCAGCAGGCGGCCCAGCGTGGACTTGCCGCAGCCGGATTCCCCCACCACCGCCAGCGTCTTGCCGCGCTCCAGGGTGAAAGAGACGCCGTCCAGCGCTTTCACCAGCCGCTCCGGCGCAAACAGGCCTTTCTTCACCGGATAATACTTCTTCAGCCCGGTGGCCTGCAGTAAAGGTTGATTCTGGCTCATACGGTCGGCCTCCCCGCATCATCCAGCGGTGTGTGACATTTAACCTGACGGCCGGGAATGCTGCGCAGTTCCGGCTCCTCATTGCGACAGCGCTCGGTGGCGTACGGGCAGCGCGGGTTGAGCAGACAGCCGCCCGGGCGGTCATACTTGCCCGGCACCACGCCCGGCAGCGACGCCAGGCGCGCCTTGTCGGCGGCAAACTCCGGCAGCGCGCGCAACAGCGCCTGGGTATACGGATGGCGCGGCGCGCGGAAGATTTCCGACGCCTTGCCGGACTCCACCACCTGACCGGCGTACATCACGATAATGTGCTGCGCCGCTTCCGACACCAGCGCCAGGTCGTGGGTAATCAGCACCAGCGCCATGTTTTCACGCTGCTGCAGCTCCAGCAGCAGCTCGATGATCTGCGCCTGGATGGTGACATCCAGCGCGGTGGTCGGCTCATCGGCAATCAGCAGCTTGGGCCGGCAGGCGATCGCCATGGCGATCATCACGCGCTGGCTCATACCGCCGGACAGCTGATGCGGGTAGACGTCCAGCCGCGACGCCGGGTCGGGAATCCCCACCTGCGTCAGCAGATCGACCGCGCGCTGACGCCGGGTGCGGCGGCTGCCGCCCTGGTGCACCTTCAGCGCTTCCATAATCTGAAAACCGACGGTGTAGCACGGGTTCAGACTGGTCATCGGATCCTGGAAAATCATCGCCACTTCGGCGCCCACCAGCTGGCGGCGCTCTTTCTCTGACAGTTTCTGCAAATCCTGGCCGTTGAACGCCAGGTTATCGGCCATCACCCGGCCGGGATAATCAATCAGCCCCATAATCGCCAGCGAACTGACGGACTTGCCGGAGCCGGATTCGCCGACAATGCCCACTACCTGCCCCTGCTCCACGCTGTAGCTGATGCGATCAACCGCGCGGAACGGCGCGCCTTCGTCACCAAAGTGCACCGAAAGCTTATCTACATTTAATAACGCCATGATCCATTCCTCAGTTACTGCTTGAGTTTGGGGTCGAGAGCATCGCGCAAACCGTCCCCCATCAGGTTAAACGCCAGCACCGTCAGCAGAATCGCCAGCCCCGGGAAGGTCACTACCCACCAGGCGCTTTGCGCGAACTGCAGTACGTCGGAGAGCATCGTGCCCCATTCCGGCGTCGGCGGCTGTGCGCCCATACCGAGGAAACCCAGCGCGGCCATATCGAGAATGGCATTGGAAAAACCGAGCGACGCCTGCACGATCAGCGGCGCCAGACAGTTAGGCAGAATATTGACGAACATCTGGCGCAGCGCCCCGGCGCCTGCCACCCGTGAGGCGGTGACGTAGTCGCGGTTGACCTCCACCAGCACCGCCGCGCGGGTGAGGCGCACGTAGTGCGGCAGGGCGACGAAGGTCAGCGCCAGTGACGCATTGACGATCGACGGCCCGAATACCGCCACCAGCACCAGCGCCAGCAGCAGGCTCGGCAGCGCCAGCATAATATCGACGACGCGCATGATGACGGCGTCCACCACGCCGCCGCAGTAGCCGGCCAGCAGGCCGAACACCACGCCCATAATCAACGACAGCGCCACCACCAGACAGCCGACCAGCAGCGACAGGCGTGCGCCGAACATCAGCCGCGACAGCACGTCGCGGCCCACGTCGTCGGTGCCGAGAATAAACTGCCAGCTGCCGCCCTCCTGCCAGACCGGCGGTTTGAGCAGCGCGTCGCGGAACTGTTCCGCCGGCGCATGCGGCGCCAGGAAACCGGCGCCCAGCGCGATAACCAGCATAATGATGATATAGACCAGGCCGACCACGGCCCCTTTATTGCGCTTGAAGTAGTGCCAAAACTCCTGCAGCGGCGTCATGGGCTTCGGCGCGCCGGTGGCTACCGGCTCAGTTACTTGAGTCATTACGGCGCCCCTTATTTCTTGTGACGAATACGTGGGTTAACCACGCCGTAGAGCACGTCTACCAGCAGGTTAACCAGGATGATCATACAGGCGACCAGCAGCACCCCACCCTGCACCACCGGGTAGTCGCGCCGCTGCAGCGCTTCAATCAGCCAGCGGCCAAGGCCCGGCCAGGAGAAGATGGTTTCGGTCAGAATGGCGCCCGCCAGCAGCGTGCCGACCTGCAGACCAATCACCGTCACCACCGGCAGCAGCGCGTTGCGCAGCGCATGCACCACAATCACCCGCATGCGGCTGACGCCCTTGGCGCGCGCGGTGCGGATATAGTCCTCCCCCAGCACTTCCAGCATCGACGAACGGGTCATACGCACGATCACCGCCAGCGGAATGGTGCCCAGCACTACCGCCGGCAAAATCATATGCATCACCGCATCGACAAAATCGCCGGGCTCGCCCCAGAATAAGGTGTCGATCAGCATAAAGCCGGTCAGCGGCAGAGTATCGTCAAGGAACACCGTATCGCTGATCCTGCCGGAGACCGGCGTCAGGTTCAGCTGCACCGATACCAGCATGATCAGCATCATTCCCCACCAGAAAATCGGCATCGAATAGCCGGTCAGCGAGATGCCCACCGCGGTATGGTCAAAAATCGATCCCCGCCTCACCGCCGCCAGCACGCCGACCGGAATGCCCACCAGCACGGCGAATATCATCGCGCAGATGCCCAGCTCCAGCGTCGCCTTAAAGCGCGGCACGAACTCGTCCCAGACGGAAATACGGCTCTTGAGGGACGTACCCAAGTCGCCCTGCAGCACATTGGATACGTAAGTGAAATATTGCTGATACAGCGGCTTGTCCAGCCCCATTTCCGCCATGATCTGCGCATGGCGCTCTGCGGAGATCCCGCGCTCCCCGGCCATGATCGTCACCGGATCGCCGGGGATCATGTGCACAAAGACAAAAGTCAGCAAAGTAATGCCGATAAACGTTGGGATAACTAACCCCAAACGTCGGAGTATGAACTGCAACATATCCCGAACTCTCTGTATAGGCGCCCGACAGCTCATCGTCCGCCGGGCTTATTAAGCTCACATCTTCTGAAAAGATCCTGGCGGGGACGGGCAGCCGCAGGCGCAACGCGTTGTGCCTGCGGCTGATGCGCCATCCCCGGCTTGTCAGGGCCGGGTAAACCCGGCCCGGTTAAGCATTAATCCAGGGATACGTTCTCGAAGTGATGTTTACCCAGCGGATCCACCACGTAGCCTTTGACTTCTTTACGCACAGGCTCGTAAACGGTGGAGTGGGCGATGATCAGCGCCGGCGCCTGGTCGTGCATCACCACCTGCGCCTGCTTGTAGAGTTCGATGCGCTTGTTATGGTCAGAGGCGGCACGCGCCGGCTGAATCAGCGCTTCGAACGACTTGTCGCACCAGCGTGAATAGTTGGAACCGTCCTTCGCCGCCGCGCAGCTGAACAGCGTGGCGAAGAAGTTATCCGGATCCCCGTTGTCGCCGGTCCAGCCCATCATCACCGTCTGGTGCTCGCCGTCTTTGGCGCGCTTGAGGTATTCACCCCACTCATAGGAAACGATTTTGGCCTTGACGCCGATCTTCGCCCAGTCGGACTGAATCATCTCCGCCATACGGCGGGCGTTCGGGTTGTACGGACGCTGTACCGGCATCGCCCACAGGTCGATGGTGAAGCCTTCCGCCATGCCGGCCTCTTTCAGCAGCGCCTTCGCTTTTTCAGGGTCGTAGGCGTAATCCTTCACCGCGTCGTTGTAGCCCCACATGGTCGGCGGGATCAGGTTTTTCGCCGCCTGACCGGCACCCTGATAGACCGCATCGATAATGGCCTGCTTGTTGACCGCCATGGTCAGCGCCTGACGCACCTTCACATTATCCAGCGGCTTTTTCTCGACGTTAAACGACACATAGCCGACGTTCAGCCCCGGCTGTTCCATCAGGTTGATCGTTTTGTCCTGCTTCATACGCGCCAGGTCGGCCGGGTTCGGGTACGGCATCACCTGACATTCGTTTTTCTGCAGCTTGGCGTAACGCACGGAGGCGTCCGGCGTGATGGAGAACACCAGACGGTCGATCTTCGGCTTGGTGCCCCAGTAGCCGTCGAACGCTTTATACAGGATGCGCGAGTCTTTCTGGTACTGCAGCAGCTGGAACGGACCGGTGCCGACCGGGTTGAGGTCCACTTTTTCCGGCGTGCCGGCTTTCATCATGTTGTCCGCATATTCCGCCGACAGAATCGAGGCGAAATCCATGCCCAAATCGGCCAGGAACGGCGCTTCCGGACGGGTCAGCACAAAGCGCACGGTGTGATCGTCCACCTTCTCCACCTTGGCGATCAAATCCTGCATGCCCATGCCCTGGAAGTACTCATAGCTGCCGCCGGAGACCTTGTGGTACGGGTGTTTGGCATCCTGCTGGCGTTCGAAGGAGTAGACCACGTCGTCGGCGTTGAAATCGCGCGTCGGCTTAAAGATTTTGCTGCTTTGCCACTTCACGCCTTTACGCAGGTGGAAGGTGTAGGTTTTGCCGTCTTCACTGACGTCCCATTTTTCGGCCAGGCTCGGCTCGATTTCGGTGGTGCCGAGTTTGAACTCCACCAGACGGTTATAGATTGGCACCGAGCTGGCGTCATAGGTGGTGCCGGAGGTGAACAGCTGCGGGTTAAAGCCTTCCGGCGAACCTTCAGAACAGTAAACCAGCGTTTTCGCCTGTACGCTGGCGGCGACGGTCAGCGCCACCAGTCCTATACCGAATTTCAGCATCCCCGATTTGGTCAAGGAACTCGTCATCGTTAGTGCTCCATTTGTGATGTGATGTGTGTATACCCGTCACGTTTCCGCTGGCCGGTGCGACGGCGGCCCTTACCTGGCCCACTGCCAAGGCAGTGCGCCGTTCTGGGGTGCCGCTTTCCTGCAGCATGAAATCGTGGGGGTTAATGTCCGCCAGACCTGTATTTTTTTATTGCGCGGTCTGTGCGGCGGCCAGGGTCAGAAATGAGCCGGATGGAACGCATCCGGAAATAGGCGTTTAAGCGGGTGGTCGCCACTCAAACAGCTCTCGCTCTAACCCCTAAGGCTATCAAATTGCCAACTGTTGAGGGTGGCGTCAATATAACCAGTGGGGTTTTACGCAGACTGTGAGAAACAGCAAACAAACATAAAAAAAACCATTTGTTAACATATACAGCATGAAATTTATGCTATACGACAATTTATCAGTGTGATTCCCTGAGTAACAAAATCTAACCAGCGTTAAACTCCGGGAAAAAACTAAAAAAGTTTGTTGTTAAATGCTGAAAATCTGAACGGTTATTTTTACGATTGGCTGCAAAAACAG
The nucleotide sequence above comes from Serratia rhizosphaerae. Encoded proteins:
- the bcsE gene encoding cellulose biosynthesis protein BcsE, with amino-acid sequence MAHSFSLGIRQIWEELSVMQSPGFYWINCDRQPDANLLCRQIIAALSADSRGALICSGDKPDALLSELAAPALRKLPLYTLPEKKAALLSLSDDLTRALKPRNRLLILLAHASLWQTFTRDEIHAWLRELVHWLRRRQCTLVVLSHGNGVNKLRGQLAAQHRVLDGLASLQWQQDSAQYLVNWWGTANGVNANQLLTLYAAQQGWQGEDDQKPVPSAARNDDHLYLAEQRVLEGAPPLSANWQLLENNAQLAQQGMLMLSATLVFALYHSEEIDTLAQQIHSLRRQRGNGLKIVVREMRASLRYSDERLLLACGANLIVPHVAPLSRFLTMLEGIQGQRFSRHVPADIDVLLSGLRPLQLKGYLRPEAFTTAVRSLMGNTLLPEDGKGVMVALRPAPGLRAEQAMTLCQLRRFGDVMTVAQGRLLLFLSTCRINDLDTALRHILRLPVEEAFSNRVVWYQDVDINSEIKRMAQGVATPAARQETPIAAKTAEKNADAAPPARRQPVAITLPAAQEKQA
- the bcsF gene encoding cellulose biosynthesis protein BcsF gives rise to the protein MINLDDIVQLVLLCAIIFLPLGYGLHRRFPHGWRNIKNRFLSPRYLQSAGLWSRDGSTSQIKRKKPQ
- the bcsG gene encoding cellulose biosynthesis protein BcsG, whose translation is MNDKNTTHTTHALWRYWRGLGGWNYYFLIKFGLLWFGYLNFHPLANLVFMAFLLMPIPALRLHRWRHWLAIPIGIALFYHDTWLPGISSILSQGSQLTGFSADYLLELVTRFINWQMVGAAFVALIGYLFLSQWIRVTVFTVAALVWLNLLAIGGPAFSLLPSAPSTAATPGPAATPASADDTANGQLPAASGPPTSANLTAYLDRFYQQEKKRATAFPASLPADAQPFDLLVINICSLAWSDIEASGLQNHPLWAKMDIMFDNFNSATAYSGPASIRLLRASCGQTSHRDLYQPVNNQCYLFDNLAKLGFKEQLMMDHSGVFGNYLKELREEGDMQAPLMSQAGIGNELASFDGEPIYNDLQLLNRWLEQQKNGGEARTATFFNLIPLHDGNRAVGSKKTADYAPRAQQLFDQLNTFLDQLEKSGRKVMVVIVPEHGAALVGDKMQMSGLRDIPSPSITHIPVGVKLVGMTAAHPGSPLQVKTPSSYLAISELVARLVDGKAFSADQVDWQTLTQGLPQTAPISENDNAVVMQYQGKTYIRLNGGDWVPYPQ
- the dppF gene encoding dipeptide ABC transporter ATP-binding subunit DppF, with translation MSQNQPLLQATGLKKYYPVKKGLFAPERLVKALDGVSFTLERGKTLAVVGESGCGKSTLGRLLTMIETPTDGELYYQGQDLLKPDVTAEKLRRQKIQIVFQNPYGSLNPRKKVGQILEEPLLINTSLSAAERREKALAMMAKVGLKTEHYDRYPHMFSGGQRQRIAIARGLMLNPDVVIADEPVSALDVSVRAQVLNLMMDLQQELGLSYVFISHDLSVVEHIADEVMVMYLGRCVEKGSKDAIFNNPRHPYTQALLSATPRLNPDMRRERIKLSGELPSPMNPPPGCAFNARCRRAFGACTQRQPQLRQYGEQMVACFAVDQDEERG
- the dppD gene encoding dipeptide ABC transporter ATP-binding protein, with the translated sequence MALLNVDKLSVHFGDEGAPFRAVDRISYSVEQGQVVGIVGESGSGKSVSSLAIMGLIDYPGRVMADNLAFNGQDLQKLSEKERRQLVGAEVAMIFQDPMTSLNPCYTVGFQIMEALKVHQGGSRRTRRQRAVDLLTQVGIPDPASRLDVYPHQLSGGMSQRVMIAMAIACRPKLLIADEPTTALDVTIQAQIIELLLELQQRENMALVLITHDLALVSEAAQHIIVMYAGQVVESGKASEIFRAPRHPYTQALLRALPEFAADKARLASLPGVVPGKYDRPGGCLLNPRCPYATERCRNEEPELRSIPGRQVKCHTPLDDAGRPTV
- the dppC gene encoding dipeptide ABC transporter permease DppC, coding for MTQVTEPVATGAPKPMTPLQEFWHYFKRNKGAVVGLVYIIIMLVIALGAGFLAPHAPAEQFRDALLKPPVWQEGGSWQFILGTDDVGRDVLSRLMFGARLSLLVGCLVVALSLIMGVVFGLLAGYCGGVVDAVIMRVVDIMLALPSLLLALVLVAVFGPSIVNASLALTFVALPHYVRLTRAAVLVEVNRDYVTASRVAGAGALRQMFVNILPNCLAPLIVQASLGFSNAILDMAALGFLGMGAQPPTPEWGTMLSDVLQFAQSAWWVVTFPGLAILLTVLAFNLMGDGLRDALDPKLKQ
- the dppB gene encoding dipeptide ABC transporter permease DppB; protein product: MLQFILRRLGLVIPTFIGITLLTFVFVHMIPGDPVTIMAGERGISAERHAQIMAEMGLDKPLYQQYFTYVSNVLQGDLGTSLKSRISVWDEFVPRFKATLELGICAMIFAVLVGIPVGVLAAVRRGSIFDHTAVGISLTGYSMPIFWWGMMLIMLVSVQLNLTPVSGRISDTVFLDDTLPLTGFMLIDTLFWGEPGDFVDAVMHMILPAVVLGTIPLAVIVRMTRSSMLEVLGEDYIRTARAKGVSRMRVIVVHALRNALLPVVTVIGLQVGTLLAGAILTETIFSWPGLGRWLIEALQRRDYPVVQGGVLLVACMIILVNLLVDVLYGVVNPRIRHKK
- the dppA gene encoding dipeptide ABC transporter periplasmic-binding protein DppA, whose translation is MTSSLTKSGMLKFGIGLVALTVAASVQAKTLVYCSEGSPEGFNPQLFTSGTTYDASSVPIYNRLVEFKLGTTEIEPSLAEKWDVSEDGKTYTFHLRKGVKWQSSKIFKPTRDFNADDVVYSFERQQDAKHPYHKVSGGSYEYFQGMGMQDLIAKVEKVDDHTVRFVLTRPEAPFLADLGMDFASILSAEYADNMMKAGTPEKVDLNPVGTGPFQLLQYQKDSRILYKAFDGYWGTKPKIDRLVFSITPDASVRYAKLQKNECQVMPYPNPADLARMKQDKTINLMEQPGLNVGYVSFNVEKKPLDNVKVRQALTMAVNKQAIIDAVYQGAGQAAKNLIPPTMWGYNDAVKDYAYDPEKAKALLKEAGMAEGFTIDLWAMPVQRPYNPNARRMAEMIQSDWAKIGVKAKIVSYEWGEYLKRAKDGEHQTVMMGWTGDNGDPDNFFATLFSCAAAKDGSNYSRWCDKSFEALIQPARAASDHNKRIELYKQAQVVMHDQAPALIIAHSTVYEPVRKEVKGYVVDPLGKHHFENVSLD